Genomic segment of Rhodococcus sp. W8901:
GCGACGGGGCAGCGACCACCTCGGGCCAGTGATCGAGCACCTCCGCGACGGCACGACCCGCATACCGCACCATCCCGGCGGTGGCGGTGACCGCGGCGCCGGAGGACAGCACGGCAGCGCCCGGATAACGTCCGCTGCCCGCGACGACGCCCACCACGCCCTGCGTGTACTTGTCGTCCGCCGGCCGCGGAACGGGCCACAACCGGCCCACCTCCCACGCGTCGAGCGCGACCAGGTCGGGCGTCGGCAGGTCCAGGCCGATCGGCACCAGTTCGACCCGGCCGCACCTCGGCGCGGCCAGGACGTGCACCGGTTTGAGCGCCCCGAACGCCACGGTGACGGCAGCGGTCACGGCGGGACCGTCGACGGCACCGGTGTCGGGGTCCACGCCACTGGGCAGGTCGACCGCGACGATCGGGGCATCGAGTTCCGCGACGATCGCGGCCGCGGCCGGGCGCAGCGGGCCCTTGCCGGAGATCCCGACGATCCCGTCGAGCACCAGGTCGGGGCTGCCCGGATCCGACGAGACGCGCCCACCGGCGGCCTTCAGCGCCGCCAATCCGGCGGCGTGCGCGCGCTCGGGGTTGAGTAGGACCGCGGTGACCGCCACGCCACGCCGGCGCAACAGCGTTCCCGCCCACAGCGCGTCACCGCCGTTGTCACCCGAGCCCACCAGTAGCGTGACGTCGCGGCCCGACACGCCCCCCGTTCGATCCCGCAGCTCGTCGGCCGCGACACGCGCCAGGCCGTACGCGGCGCGCCGCATCAGCGTGCCCTCGAGCAGGCGCGCCAGCAGCGGCGCCTCGGCGGCCTTGACCTGCTGCGCCGTGTAGAAGTTCCGCATCTCTACCCGGCCGCCACCGGACCGGAGATCATGAACTGCGCGCCGTTCGGATCGGCGACGTTCGCCATCCGGCCGTGCTCGGAATCCCACGGCTCGCGCAGCACCGTCCCGCCGAGTTCCGTGAGCCGCGCGACAGCGGCGTCGGTGTCGTCCACCGCCACGAACATCTGCCAGTGTGACGGCACGTCCGCCGGCATCGCGGTGCTCGCGTCGAAGATCCCGGCCAGGTCCTCACCGTCGAACCGGCCTGTGGTGTACCGGAATTCGCCCGTGTCGCTGAGAGTTGCCAGGTTCCAGCCGAAGACGTCCCGATAGAACGGCAACGCGGCGTCGTAGTCCTTGCTGACCAGTTCGAACCACGCGGGGGCACCGTGTTCGCCC
This window contains:
- a CDS encoding NAD(P)H-hydrate dehydratase, giving the protein MRNFYTAQQVKAAEAPLLARLLEGTLMRRAAYGLARVAADELRDRTGGVSGRDVTLLVGSGDNGGDALWAGTLLRRRGVAVTAVLLNPERAHAAGLAALKAAGGRVSSDPGSPDLVLDGIVGISGKGPLRPAAAAIVAELDAPIVAVDLPSGVDPDTGAVDGPAVTAAVTVAFGALKPVHVLAAPRCGRVELVPIGLDLPTPDLVALDAWEVGRLWPVPRPADDKYTQGVVGVVAGSGRYPGAAVLSSGAAVTATAGMVRYAGRAVAEVLDHWPEVVAAPSPADAGRVQAWVVGPGIGTDDDALTDLRTVLETDLPVLVDADGLNLLAEHPDLVRGRGAPTLLTPHAGEFERLTAVAPTPDRVAATRALAAEWGVTVLLKGRATVIADPHGRAYVNDAGSSWAATAGSGDVLSGVIGALMATGLAPEAAAAAGARAHSLAANLGAREGSEDIGDAGLAPISASTLLAHLRSAIRILRSHVPES